The following are encoded in a window of Methylicorpusculum oleiharenae genomic DNA:
- a CDS encoding HsdM family class I SAM-dependent methyltransferase has protein sequence MEAKKLDETIANADQWEAAQTQLSEDNLEMLQMRMGPDTALLKPSHFINYLFSQQNAPDFAKLFDDTLMDIAISNNDVFAVKTDGGAKVVLFDRLSNYIADDSKRDNFCRAIINKLVEFSFERIFTQKFDFYATIFEYLIKDYNSNSGGKYAEYFTPHAVARIMAEIQVPKAQQGQIKNVSVYDPSAGSGTLLMNVAHAIGENRCSIYTQDISQKSSNLLRLNLILNNLVHSIPQVIQGNTLLHPYHKDGSELKRFDYIVSNPPFKLDFQRLPRRVG, from the coding sequence TTGGAAGCCAAAAAGCTCGATGAAACCATCGCTAATGCTGATCAATGGGAAGCCGCGCAGACTCAACTCAGCGAAGACAATCTGGAAATGCTGCAAATGCGCATGGGCCCGGATACCGCGCTCCTGAAACCCAGCCATTTCATCAATTACCTGTTCAGCCAGCAAAACGCACCGGATTTCGCCAAGCTGTTCGACGACACTCTGATGGATATCGCCATCAGCAATAACGACGTATTCGCGGTCAAAACCGACGGCGGCGCCAAGGTAGTGCTGTTCGATCGCCTCAGTAACTATATCGCCGACGATTCCAAACGTGATAATTTTTGTCGCGCAATTATCAACAAACTGGTGGAATTTAGTTTCGAGCGTATCTTCACCCAGAAGTTTGACTTCTACGCCACGATCTTCGAATACCTGATCAAGGACTACAACAGCAACAGCGGCGGCAAGTATGCCGAATATTTTACTCCGCATGCGGTGGCGCGGATCATGGCGGAAATTCAGGTGCCCAAAGCCCAGCAAGGTCAGATCAAAAACGTCAGCGTTTACGACCCTTCCGCCGGTTCCGGCACGCTGCTGATGAATGTGGCCCACGCCATCGGCGAAAACCGGTGCAGCATTTACACTCAGGATATCTCGCAAAAATCTTCCAATCTGTTACGCCTGAACCTGATCCTGAATAACCTGGTGCACTCCATTCCGCAAGTGATCCAGGGCAACACCTTGCTGCATCCCTACCATAAGGATGGCAGCGAGCTAAAACGTTTCGATTACATCGTTTCCAACCCGCCCTTCAAGCTGGATTTTCAGCGATTACCGCGACGAGTTGGATAG
- a CDS encoding N-6 DNA methylase encodes MDSKANQQRFFAGIPKVKAKATDKMEIYQLFLQHIIYSLNTGGKASVGVPTGFITAQAGIDKGIRRHLVEHKMLAGVVSMPSNIFATTGTNVSILFIDAGNKDKVVLIDASNLGQKVKGGKNQKTVLSPEEEQRIINVFNVKQAEEDFSVVVGYDDIIAKNYSLSAGQYFDVKIE; translated from the coding sequence TTGGATAGCAAAGCCAACCAGCAGCGCTTCTTTGCCGGCATCCCCAAGGTCAAAGCCAAAGCCACGGACAAGATGGAAATTTACCAATTGTTCCTGCAGCACATCATTTACTCGCTTAATACAGGTGGCAAGGCGTCCGTGGGAGTGCCGACCGGCTTTATCACTGCCCAAGCCGGCATCGACAAAGGTATTCGTCGGCATCTGGTCGAACATAAAATGTTGGCCGGCGTGGTGTCCATGCCCAGTAATATCTTCGCGACTACCGGTACCAATGTTTCCATTCTGTTTATTGACGCCGGCAATAAAGATAAAGTCGTGCTGATCGACGCTTCCAATCTGGGGCAGAAAGTTAAAGGAGGTAAAAACCAGAAAACCGTTCTCAGCCCGGAAGAAGAGCAGCGCATCATCAACGTCTTCAATGTCAAGCAGGCGGAAGAAGATTTTTCGGTGGTGGTTGGTTACGACGACATCATCGCCAAAAATTACTCACTCAGCGCCGGGCAGTATTTTGATGTGAAGATTGAATAA
- a CDS encoding type I restriction enzyme subunit R domain-containing protein, with product MLEYIVTDFEKSRGALSYASIGGMVICDSAEQARQLFELFNAQYAKAPIPAEAAANDSDFPRLKQAAEETGIYRVKHKQDNKVRSAALILHDVGSKDERKVWVEDFKAGKIDFLFVYKMLLTGFDANRLKKLYLGRVIRKHNLLQDLTRVNRTYKDFRYDYVVDFADIRKEFDATNKAYFDELQAELGDEMEHYSHLFKSQQEIATEIEHIKDVLFRYDTENAEVFSRQLNEIHDRETVLALKKALADAKSLYNLIRLQGEYGFLETLDFQKLNQLYRETSNHLDLLNLKEILEQGTDTTNLLNVALEEVIFNFIIIGEEELVLADKLKKHPAPHPRSAGQQYRPARPHVRHFKRRAGALVQEKESIRSHPRRNDRQHRCPQQNP from the coding sequence ATGCTTGAATACATCGTCACTGACTTCGAAAAAAGTCGTGGCGCCTTGAGCTATGCCAGCATCGGCGGAATGGTGATCTGCGACAGTGCGGAACAGGCCCGGCAATTGTTCGAGCTATTCAATGCCCAATACGCAAAAGCCCCAATTCCGGCAGAAGCAGCTGCCAATGACTCCGACTTTCCCAGGCTAAAACAGGCGGCAGAAGAGACGGGCATTTATCGTGTCAAACACAAACAAGACAACAAGGTCAGATCGGCAGCCTTGATTCTGCATGATGTCGGCAGCAAGGATGAACGCAAGGTCTGGGTGGAAGACTTCAAGGCGGGCAAGATCGACTTCTTGTTCGTGTATAAAATGCTGCTGACAGGCTTTGATGCCAACCGCCTGAAGAAACTCTACCTGGGACGGGTAATACGCAAACACAACCTGTTACAAGACTTGACGCGGGTCAACCGCACCTACAAAGACTTTCGCTACGACTACGTGGTGGACTTTGCCGACATCCGCAAGGAGTTCGATGCCACCAACAAAGCCTATTTCGACGAATTGCAAGCCGAACTCGGCGACGAGATGGAGCATTACTCCCACTTGTTCAAATCCCAGCAAGAAATCGCTACCGAAATCGAACACATCAAGGACGTATTGTTCCGTTACGATACCGAAAACGCTGAAGTGTTTTCCCGGCAGCTCAATGAAATCCATGATCGGGAAACCGTACTGGCTTTGAAAAAGGCCCTGGCCGATGCCAAAAGTCTGTACAACCTGATCCGCTTGCAGGGTGAATACGGCTTTTTGGAAACGCTGGATTTTCAAAAACTCAATCAACTCTACCGGGAAACGAGCAACCACCTGGATTTACTCAATCTCAAGGAAATCCTGGAACAAGGTACAGACACCACTAATCTGCTGAACGTGGCGCTTGAAGAAGTGATCTTCAACTTCATCATAATCGGCGAAGAAGAGCTGGTACTGGCCGACAAGCTGAAAAAACACCCTGCGCCGCACCCGCGAAGCGCTGGCCAGCAATATCGACCAGCAAGACCCCACGTTCGTCACTTTAAAAGAAGAGCTGGTGCGCTTGTTCAAGAAAAAGAATCTATCCGAAGTCACCCAAGACGAAATGACCGCCAACATCGATGCCCTCAACAAAATCCATGA